A stretch of bacterium DNA encodes these proteins:
- a CDS encoding DUF1624 domain-containing protein, translating to MDNTLKNNKRIILLDVMRAWAVFMMIQGHTIDALLTKSYYNSDNLLFNIWQFNRGLTAPIFLFGSGFAYVIATFRKMDEGTLPRSVIFRRLRWIGVLFLIGSLMHLPAGSLSDMFSLQAERWYRFFHVDVLRLMAVTLLGMFSLFMIASNRQRLFASALGIGLFFIFVAPLVYTVDWAAHTPLWFAAWMSTATGSWFPIFPFSGFMFLGAAAAALYMRWQEEGRTAQLPLYYGLAGAALLLAFFIPREVLHWQLTFEGGSSSIWLSFSRLGWVLMLWSIIGYMLQHTNRIPRIIPVAGQHTLFIYVSHIVVLYGSAWMPGLRQTFGKTLMLEPVLGIITILLLATTLTAYWMHTQKRQQTVVYRYLPYAAMVVLATVLLFA from the coding sequence TTGGATAATACTCTGAAAAACAACAAACGCATCATTCTGCTGGATGTGATGCGCGCCTGGGCGGTGTTCATGATGATTCAGGGACACACCATTGACGCGCTGCTTACGAAGTCCTATTACAACAGCGACAACCTCCTGTTCAACATCTGGCAGTTCAATCGTGGGCTCACCGCGCCGATTTTTCTATTTGGCTCCGGCTTTGCCTATGTGATTGCCACCTTCCGGAAGATGGACGAGGGAACGCTTCCCCGCAGTGTCATTTTCCGCCGTCTGCGGTGGATCGGAGTGCTTTTCCTGATCGGTTCGCTGATGCACCTGCCAGCCGGTTCACTCAGCGACATGTTCAGCCTCCAGGCAGAACGCTGGTATCGCTTCTTCCATGTCGATGTGCTCCGGCTCATGGCCGTCACATTGCTGGGGATGTTCTCCCTCTTCATGATTGCAAGCAACAGGCAGCGGCTGTTTGCTTCCGCCCTGGGTATCGGACTGTTTTTCATTTTCGTGGCACCTCTCGTGTACACCGTAGACTGGGCAGCGCACACCCCGTTGTGGTTCGCCGCATGGATGAGCACCGCCACAGGTTCCTGGTTCCCCATTTTCCCATTCTCGGGATTCATGTTCCTCGGCGCTGCGGCAGCCGCACTGTACATGCGCTGGCAAGAAGAAGGTCGCACCGCGCAACTGCCGCTCTATTACGGTCTCGCCGGCGCTGCGTTGCTCCTTGCATTCTTCATCCCCCGTGAAGTGCTGCACTGGCAGCTGACGTTTGAAGGTGGATCCTCCAGCATATGGTTGAGCTTCAGCCGCCTCGGCTGGGTGCTCATGCTGTGGTCCATCATCGGCTACATGCTTCAGCATACGAACCGGATTCCCCGCATCATTCCCGTTGCCGGACAGCATACGCTTTTCATTTACGTCTCCCACATTGTCGTACTCTACGGCTCAGCCTGGATGCCCGGTCTCCGACAGACCTTCGGCAAAACGCTTATGCTCGAACCCGTGCTGGGCATCATTACCATCCTCCTCCTCGCGACCACACTGACAGCCTACTGGATGCATACACAAAAGCGGCAGCAAACCGTCGTGTACCGCTATCTCCCTTACGCGGCCATGGTCGTACTCGCTACCGTCCTGCTCTTCGCTTAG